The Tropicibacter oceani DNA segment CCACCACGGGCGCCGCGCTGTTGCTGGCGCTGGTCCTGTCACTGCCCTTTGCGGTCCTCGCGCTGCTGGATCTTGTGGTCTAGCCGCAGGCGCGCAACCCGGGGGCCGCGCGCCTTGTTGGTTCAGCCCAGCTTGACCAGGGCGTGACGCTTTTTGCCGGCGCTCAGCTTGATCGGTTCGGCAAGCGCGGCCGCGTCCAGCACCAGCCCGGCGTCGCCCAGCAGTTCGTCATCCAGTCGCGCGCCTTGTTCGGCGATCAGCCGCTTGGCGTCCTTGCCGGATTTGGCCAGACCCGAGCGCACCAGAAGCTGCACGATGGAGATGCCATCGCCGATTTCCTCGGCGCTCAGCGACAGGGTCGGCAGATCGTCCCCGACGCCGCCCTTTTCAAAGACCTCGCGCGCGGTCGCCTCGGCCGCGGCCGCCGCCTCGGCGCCGTGGCACAGGGTCGTGACCTCGTTGGCCAGAACGATCTTGGCCTCGTTGATGTCGGACCCTTGCAGCGCGCCAAGGCGCTCGCAGTCTTCCAACGGCAGCTCGGTATAAAGCTTGAGAAAGCGGCCCACATCGGCATCGGTGGTGTTGCGCCAGAATTGCCAGAACTCGTAGGGCGCGCACATGTCGGCGTTCAGCCAGACCGCGCCGTTCAGCGACTTGCCCATCTTCTTGCCGTCCGAGGTGGTCAGCAAGGGCGAGGTCAACCCATAGATCTCGTGATCCAGCACCCGGCGGGTCAGGTCGATCCCGTTGACGATATTGCCCCACTGATCGCTGCCGCCCATCTGCAGAAGACAGCCATAACGGCGGTTCAGCTCAAGGAAATCATAGGCTTGCAGGATCATGTAGTTGAATTCGAGAAAGCTCAGCGATTGTTCGCGGTCCAGCCGGGATTTCACCGATTCAAACGACAGCATCCGGTTGACGGAAAAATGCCGCCCGATGTCGCGCAGGAAATCAAGGTAGTTCAGCCCGTCCAGCCATTCGGCATTGTTCAGCATCAGGGCGGGCGTGTCGGCCCGGTCGTAATCAAGGTACTTGGCAAAGACCTGCTTGATCCCGGCGATGTTGTCGTCGATTTGATCGGGCGTCAGCAGCGGGCGCTCCTCGGCGCGAAAGCTGGGATCGCCCACCTTGGTGGTGCCGCCGCCCATCAGCGTGATCGGCTGGTGACCGGTCTTTTGCAGCCAGCGCAGCATCATGATCTGGATCAGGCTGCCCACGTGCAGGGACTTGGCCGTCGCGTCAAAGCCGATATAAGCCGGGACCACACCCTGCACCAGGGCGTCGTCCAACGCCTGATAATCGGTGCAATCGGCCAGAAAGCCGCGTTCCATCATGACGCGCATGAAGTCCGATTTGGGATGGTAGGTCATAGGCTCACCTCTGTATACGCAAGTGAAGGCACCTATAGAAGGCACGAGGGCGAAGGTGAAGAGCAAGTTGGGAGCAGAGCCGATCTGGGCGCTTGGGGCAATGTCGGGAACCTCGCTGGACGGGGTCGATGCGGCGATGATCCGCACCAACGGCGAAGAGATTTTCGAATTCGGCCCGTCCGACTACCGCCCCTATTCCGAGGCCGAACGCGCGGCCCTGCGCGCGGCGCTGGGGTGCTGGCAGGGCGACGATCTGGGCGATGCGCCCGAGGTCTGCCAGCGCGCGCACCTTGATGTTCTGTCGGGCTTTGAGGGCGCGCAGATTGTCGGGTTTCACGGGCAGACGCTGGCGCATGACCCGGCCGGACGCGGCACCCATCAGATGGGCGACGGCGCGGCCCTGGCCGAGGCGCTTGGCCTGCCGGTGGTCTGGGATTTTCGCAGCGCCGACGTGGCGCTTGGCGGGCAGGGCGCACCTCTGGCGCCCTTCTACCACTTTGCCTGCGCCAAATGGATCGGCGCCGATGCACCGCTGGCCTTTCTGAACCTTGGCGGCGTGGGCAACCTGACCTGGGTCGACCCGACCAAGGCGCGCCCGCAGGACGATGGGGCGCTGCTGGCCTTTGACACCGGCCCGGCCAATGCTCCGCTGAACGATCTGGTGGCGCAGCGGCTGGGGCTGGATTGCGATCGCGACGGCGCCCTTGCCCGCAAGGGCCGCGTCGAGGAAGGCGCGCTCGAGCTGTTCCTCGAAGAGGCGTTCTTTCGCAAGATGCCGCCCAAGTCGCTGGATCGGGACGATTTTTCCCTGATGCTGGATCTGGTGCGAGAACTGGGCGATGCCGATGCCGCCGCCACGATGACAGCCATGGCGGCCACGGCGGTGATGCAGGGGATGGAGCATTGCCCATCGCCGCCATCCCGTGTGCTGGTCACCGGCGGCGGGCGGCACAACCCCGTGATGATGCGTATGCTGGCCGCTAGCCTGGATTGCCCGGTCGAAGCCATCGAAACCGTCGGCCTTGATGGCGACATGCTCGAAGCGCAGGCCTTTGCCTTTCTGGCGGTGCGCGTGGCGCGGGGCCTTCCGACCTCGGCCCCCGGCACCACCGGAGTCGCGGCTCCGGTCGGCGGCGGGCAGATCAGTCGACCAGAGTGATCCGCGCCCCAAGGAACGGTCCTGCGGCCCGTTGTGCCTCCGGCGGGGATATTTTTGGCAATTGGAAACAAGGGGGGCGGGAAAGGACAGCCTGCGGACACAAAGTTCCAGGCAGGCTGTCCGAAGCACTTGGCTTCCACTTGCACGGTCATCGGCGTCCCCGCCTGTACCGCACGTCCACTAAAGGGCATTAACGTTAATATCGCGTTTCCAATTGCCACAAATATCCTCGGGGGTCTGGGGGCAGACAGCCCCCAGCCTTGGCCGTGGAAAATCGACGCTCGGGGCGTAAGCGCCCCTTGGCCAACCCTGTCAGCCGCCGGTATGGCTCATGTGGCGGGACACCCGGCCATCCACGCTCTGACGCGAATAGTCGAAATCGTGGCCCTTGGGTTTCAATGCGATGGCGGCACGAATGGCCTCTTCCAGCACCGCGTTGTCGCCCGGATGGTTGCGCAGCGCTCCGCGCAGGTCGGCCATGTCCTCCTGGCCAAGGCACATGAACAATTCCCCGGTGCAGGTCAGGCGCACGCGGTTGCAGCTTTCGCAGAAATTATGGGTCAGCGGCGTGATAAAGCCGATCTTCTGCCCGGTTTCCTCCAGCCGCACATAGCGCGCAGGCCCGCCCGTGCGGTCAGGCAGATCGGTCAGCGTATAGTGCTCGGCCAGCCGCGCGCGCAGGTCGGACAGCTTCCAGTACTGGTCCAGGCGCGCCTCGTTGCCGATGTCGCCCATCGGCATGACCTCGATCCAGGTCAGGTCCATGTCCCGGTCGGCGCACCATTCGGTCATGCTCAGAAGCTCGTCCTCGTTGAAGCCTTTCAGCGCCACCGCATTGATCTTGATCCGCAGACCGGCATTCTGCGCCGCGTCGATCCCTTTGAGAACCTGCGGCAACCGCCCCCAGCGCGTGATGTCGGCGAATTTCGCCTCGTCCAGCGTGTCCATCGATACGTTCACCCGGCGCACGCCCGCATCGAACAGGTCCCCGGCAAAGCGTTCCAGCTGCGATCCGTTGGTCGTCAGCGTCAACTCTTGTAACGCGCCCGAGTCCAGGTGCCGCGTCATGGCGCGGAAGAAGGTCAGGATATCGCGCCGCACCAGCGGCTCACCGCCCGTGATCCGCAGTTTTTCCACCCCGAGGCCGACAAAGGTCGAACACATGCGGTCCAACTCCTCCAGCGTCAGCAGTTCTTTCTTGGGCAAAAAGGTCATGTTCTCGGACATGCAATAGACGCAGCGAAAATCGCAGCGGTCGGTGACCGAGACGCGCAGATACGAGATCGGGCGCTGGAAGGGATCTATCAAAGGTGCTGTCATGGAATTGAACCTAGTCCTCGGCGGATATATGAGCAAGTGTGGCGATCAATTTGTACAGGGGCGACCAAGGTCGTAGGGTTCACGGTATGAAAGCAGCACTCATCACGTTCATGGCCTTTGGCCTGTCGGCCTGCGGCAACGGCATCTTTGCCGCCAAGCCCGTGTCGCAAACCCCGCCCGTCGCGGTGTCGGACGACCAGCCGCGCCCGCAATCGCGCCCCGAAACCCTGAGCGCCGCGCCAAAACCGCCCGCCAATGCCCGCACAGTCGAGGATTTCGACACCACCACCGCCGAAGAACGGCAACAGGCCGCCGCCGCCCCCGAACCGGTGGGCGAACGCAAGCTGGGCGAAACCGTCGCTTCGCTGGGGGACGTGTCCAAGCCGGGCTTCTGGCTGGAAACGCCGCTGGTCAGCGCGGCCACAAAAGGGCGAATCCTTTACCCTGGATCGGGCAAATCGGCACAGGTCGATCTGATCCCGATCGACGGCCCTGCCACCGCCGGCAGCCGGATTTCCCTGGCCGCGATGCGCCTGATCGAGGCGCCTCTGACCGATCTGCCCACCATCGAAGTCTACGCCGGCGGCTGAAGGAATTTACCAGCCTCGCGCCGGGCAAAGCTCTTCATCTGCGCGCAATGCGCCTCCAGAAAGGCGCGGGCGCGCCCTTCGTCGTGTTTCGACAGATCGCGTATCCACCAGGCCACGGCCTTCTGGATGAACCACTCGGGGTCGCTGACATAGCCCGCCGCCCAGCCCAGCACCCGGTCGCGAATGGCCAGGTCCTGCTCGGACGGGAAGTTCTGCTTGGTCCAGGGCAGGGTGATCACCAACGCCGCGCGCCTGGTCCACATATGGTCCGCCCGGGTCCATGCCTCGACCTCGTCCAGCCGCGCCGGATCGGCCACCAGCCTCCGCGCCCCGGCGGAACAGACGTGATCGGCAATCGCCCAGGCATCGAACTGCGGCACCCAGGACGCGATCAAAGCCCAGACCGCGCCATCGTCCTTGATCCGCGCCTGGGTCAGCAGCTTGGCCGCCGCGATGCGTGCCTCGTGGATGTCGCTGCGCCACAGCGCGTCGGCCAGGGCCACGCGCGCCTCCAGGCTCAGCGCCTGCCGCCATTGCTGCGTCAGATCGTTGATCGCCGGATTGGGGGCGCCCAGATAGACGCGCGGCGCCTTGTGATAGGCCGCGTTGCCTTCGGCGCGCTCGGGATCGGCCTTAGCCCGTAGGGCGCTCAGCGCGTCATCAAGATCCATCAGGTCCCCGTTTCTTTGTGCCAAAAATATCCCGGGGGAGTCGCGCCAGCGACGGGGGCAGCGCCCCCATCGCAACCGTCAAAGCTCACTCCACCGTCACCGATTTGGCCAGGTTGCGCGGCTGGTCCACGTCCGTGCCCTTGGCGATGGCCGCGTGATAGGCCAGCAACTGCGCGGGCAGGGCATAGAGCAGCGGCGTCAGTTCTTCGCGTACTTCGGGCATGACGATCGTCTGCCAGACGTCCTCTCCGGCGGCCTTGGCCCCGGCGGCGTCGGTGATCAGGCAGACCTTGCCGCCACGCGCCATGACCTCCTGCATGTTCGACACGGTCTTGTCGAACAGCGAATCCCGCGGTGCCAGAACCACCACCGGCACGTTCTTGTCGATCAGCGCGATCGGCCCGTGCTTCAGTTCGCCCGATGCATAAGCTTCTGCGTGGATGTAACTGATTTCCTTCAGTTTCAATGCGCCTTCCAGCGCCAGGGGGTACATCAGCCCGCGGCCCAGGAACAGCACGTCACGCGCTTCGGCGATCTGGCGGGCGGCCTTGGCGATCACCTCGTCGCGGTCCAGCGCGATGTTGAAGACGCCGGGCAAGGCGCGCAGCGCCTCCATGAATTCGTGCAGGCCGTCATCGTCTATGCGGCCGCGCGACTGCGCTGCTTTCAGCGCCAGCAGCAGCAGAGCGTTCAACTGGCAGGTAAAGGCCTTGGTTGAGGCGACGCCAATCTCGGCGCCAGCATGGATCGGCAGGGCCAGGTCGCTTTCCCGCGCGATCGAGGAGGTTTCGACGTTGATCACCGACACGATCTTGTCGGCCTTGCCCTGGCAATAGCGCAGCGCCGCCAGGGTGTCGGCGGTTTCGCCCGATTGGCTGACGAACAGCGCCACGGTGCCCGGGGTAATCGGCGGTTCGCGATAGCGGAATTCCGATGCGATATCGACCTCAACCGGGATGCCCGCCAGCCGTTCGAACCAGTATTTCGCGGTCAGGCAGGCATAAAAGGCGGTGCCGCAGGCGACCATGACCAGCCGCTCGATCTTGTCAAAGTCCAGCCCCGGTTCGGGCAGGGCGATGCCGGTTTCGGTCAGATAGGCGGACAGAGCGCCCGACAGCACGCTGGGCTGTTCGGCGATTTCCTTGGCCATGAAGTGTTTGTAGCCGGCCTTGTCGACGCGGGCGGCGTCCATCTGGATGGTCTTGACCTCGCGGTTGACCAGGCGGCCGGCCTCGTCGGTGATCTCCACCCCGGCGCGGGTCAGAACCGCACGGTCGCCTTCTTCGAGATAGGTGATCTGGTCGGTCAGCGGCGCCAGCGCGATGGCGTCCGAGCCGACGAACATTTCCCCATCCCCATGGCCGATGGCCAGCGGCGAGCCCTTGCGCGCGGCGATCATCAGATCCTCTTCGCCGTCGAACAGGAAGGCCAGGGCAAAGGCGCCTTCCAGCCGGTCGACGGTCTGCATCGCGGCCTCGGTCGGGGATTTGCCCTGGGACATCAGGTGCTGGGCCAGCAGCGCCACGGTTTCGGTGTCGGTTTCGGTCTGCGGCTGATACCCGGCCTCGGCCAGTTCGGCGCGCAATTCCTTGTAATTCTCGATTATGCCGTTGTGCACCACGGCGACCGGGCCGGCCTGATGCGGGTGGGCGTTTGCCTCGGACGGGGCGCCATGCGTCGCCCAGCGGGTATGGCCGATGCCAGACTTGCCGGGCAGGGCGTTGTGCACCAGCAGATCGGACAGGTTTACCAGCTTGCCAACCGCGCGGCGTCTGTCAAGATGACCGTTGTTGATGGTCGCGATTCCGGCGCTGTCATAGCCGCGATATTCCAGTCTGCGCAGCGCCTCGACAAGGCTGGGCGCCACTTCGTGAATTCCAAGTATCCCTACAATACCGCACATTATTCGGCTTCCTTAATCTGTTTGGCCTTCTTGGCCTTCAACATATTGAACAATTTCGTTGCAAGGCCGGGTTTGACCTCTTGCCGTGCGCGGGCCACGGCCAGCGCCCCTGCGGGCACGTCCGACGTAATGGTCGATCCGCTGGCCGTCATCGCGCCGTCGCCGATGGTGACGGGCGCCACCAGCATGCTGTCCGACCCGATAAAGGCATCCTGTCCGATGGTGGTCTTGTGCTTGAAGACTCCATCGTAATTGCAGGTGATCGTGCCCGCGCCGATGTTGCTGCGCGCGCCGATTTCAGCATCACCCAGATAGGTCAGGTGGTTCGCCTTGGCCCCCTGGTGCATCACGGTGTTCTTGACCTCGACAAAGTTGCCGACGTGCACGTCCTCGGACAGCTCGGCGCCCGGGCGCAGGCGGGCAAAGGGCCCGACGATGGCGCCGCGCGACACATGCGCGCCCTCAAGATGCGAAAACGCCCGGATGCGCGCGCCGCTTTCGACGGTGACGCCGGGGCCGAAGATGACGTTGGGTTCGATCTCGGCGTCGCGGCCGATGTAGGT contains these protein-coding regions:
- the tyrS gene encoding tyrosine--tRNA ligase, with the translated sequence MTYHPKSDFMRVMMERGFLADCTDYQALDDALVQGVVPAYIGFDATAKSLHVGSLIQIMMLRWLQKTGHQPITLMGGGTTKVGDPSFRAEERPLLTPDQIDDNIAGIKQVFAKYLDYDRADTPALMLNNAEWLDGLNYLDFLRDIGRHFSVNRMLSFESVKSRLDREQSLSFLEFNYMILQAYDFLELNRRYGCLLQMGGSDQWGNIVNGIDLTRRVLDHEIYGLTSPLLTTSDGKKMGKSLNGAVWLNADMCAPYEFWQFWRNTTDADVGRFLKLYTELPLEDCERLGALQGSDINEAKIVLANEVTTLCHGAEAAAAAEATAREVFEKGGVGDDLPTLSLSAEEIGDGISIVQLLVRSGLAKSGKDAKRLIAEQGARLDDELLGDAGLVLDAAALAEPIKLSAGKKRHALVKLG
- a CDS encoding anhydro-N-acetylmuramic acid kinase — its product is MSGTSLDGVDAAMIRTNGEEIFEFGPSDYRPYSEAERAALRAALGCWQGDDLGDAPEVCQRAHLDVLSGFEGAQIVGFHGQTLAHDPAGRGTHQMGDGAALAEALGLPVVWDFRSADVALGGQGAPLAPFYHFACAKWIGADAPLAFLNLGGVGNLTWVDPTKARPQDDGALLAFDTGPANAPLNDLVAQRLGLDCDRDGALARKGRVEEGALELFLEEAFFRKMPPKSLDRDDFSLMLDLVRELGDADAAATMTAMAATAVMQGMEHCPSPPSRVLVTGGGRHNPVMMRMLAASLDCPVEAIETVGLDGDMLEAQAFAFLAVRVARGLPTSAPGTTGVAAPVGGGQISRPE
- the moaA gene encoding GTP 3',8-cyclase MoaA, which codes for MTAPLIDPFQRPISYLRVSVTDRCDFRCVYCMSENMTFLPKKELLTLEELDRMCSTFVGLGVEKLRITGGEPLVRRDILTFFRAMTRHLDSGALQELTLTTNGSQLERFAGDLFDAGVRRVNVSMDTLDEAKFADITRWGRLPQVLKGIDAAQNAGLRIKINAVALKGFNEDELLSMTEWCADRDMDLTWIEVMPMGDIGNEARLDQYWKLSDLRARLAEHYTLTDLPDRTGGPARYVRLEETGQKIGFITPLTHNFCESCNRVRLTCTGELFMCLGQEDMADLRGALRNHPGDNAVLEEAIRAAIALKPKGHDFDYSRQSVDGRVSRHMSHTGG
- the glmS gene encoding glutamine--fructose-6-phosphate transaminase (isomerizing), whose amino-acid sequence is MCGIVGILGIHEVAPSLVEALRRLEYRGYDSAGIATINNGHLDRRRAVGKLVNLSDLLVHNALPGKSGIGHTRWATHGAPSEANAHPHQAGPVAVVHNGIIENYKELRAELAEAGYQPQTETDTETVALLAQHLMSQGKSPTEAAMQTVDRLEGAFALAFLFDGEEDLMIAARKGSPLAIGHGDGEMFVGSDAIALAPLTDQITYLEEGDRAVLTRAGVEITDEAGRLVNREVKTIQMDAARVDKAGYKHFMAKEIAEQPSVLSGALSAYLTETGIALPEPGLDFDKIERLVMVACGTAFYACLTAKYWFERLAGIPVEVDIASEFRYREPPITPGTVALFVSQSGETADTLAALRYCQGKADKIVSVINVETSSIARESDLALPIHAGAEIGVASTKAFTCQLNALLLLALKAAQSRGRIDDDGLHEFMEALRALPGVFNIALDRDEVIAKAARQIAEARDVLFLGRGLMYPLALEGALKLKEISYIHAEAYASGELKHGPIALIDKNVPVVVLAPRDSLFDKTVSNMQEVMARGGKVCLITDAAGAKAAGEDVWQTIVMPEVREELTPLLYALPAQLLAYHAAIAKGTDVDQPRNLAKSVTVE
- a CDS encoding DNA alkylation repair protein, with amino-acid sequence MDLDDALSALRAKADPERAEGNAAYHKAPRVYLGAPNPAINDLTQQWRQALSLEARVALADALWRSDIHEARIAAAKLLTQARIKDDGAVWALIASWVPQFDAWAIADHVCSAGARRLVADPARLDEVEAWTRADHMWTRRAALVITLPWTKQNFPSEQDLAIRDRVLGWAAGYVSDPEWFIQKAVAWWIRDLSKHDEGRARAFLEAHCAQMKSFARREAGKFLQPPA